The segment CCGGACGGTGCTGGAGAACGTGGCCTTCGGCCTGCGCCTGCGGGGCGAGCCCCGCCCGGTGCAGGTGGAGCGGGCCCGGGAGGCCCTGGCCCGGGTGGGCCTGGAGAAGTGGGCCGGCCGCTACCCGGCCGCCCTGTCGGGCGGCATGCGCCAGCGGGTGGGCATCGCCCGCGCCCTGGCCCGGGACGCCGACCTGCTTTTGATGGACGAACCGTTCAGCGGCCTGGACCCCCTGATCCGGCGGGAGCTGCAGGACGAGCTGCTGCGCCTGCAGGAGGAGCTGCACAAGACCATCGTCTTCATCACCCACGACCTGCAGGAAGCCCTGCGCCTGGGCGACCGGCTGGCCATCATGCGGGCGGGGCGCATCGTCCAGGTCGGGAGGCCCCGGGAGATCATCCAGGCTCCTGCCGACGACTACGTCCGCCGGTTCGTCCGGGACGTGCGGGAGGCGGCCGCCCTGGCGGCGGGACCCCTGCGGGCCGCCGTGCCGGATACCCTTCCCGCGGCCGCCGGCGAGCCGCGGTGGGCCGCCGGGGAATCCTTCCGGGCCGTGGCAGCCGAACCGGCCGCGGGCGGGCTGGCGGAACCCCTGGCGGACACCCTGCTCTCGCCCACCCTGGAGGCAGGAAAGGCCGGCTGGGGTCCGGGCCGGAGGGGATCGGACCTTGTTCCCTGAAGCGCTGGAATTCCACGTGGCGCCGTGGATCCAGCACGGCCTGGCCTGGCTGGTGGACCGCGGTGGCGGGTTCTTCCACGGCATCTCCGTGGCCATCACCCGCTCGCTGAACACCATCGAAGCCGGCCTTCTGGCCGTGCCCTGGTGGGTATGGATCGGCGGGGTGCTGCTGGCCGGCTGGGCCATCACCCGGCGGCCCCTGACCGCCCTCACCCTGGCGGCCCTGATGCTGGCCATCGGCGCCTTCGGCTACTGGGAGGCGGCCATCGAGACCCTGGCCATGGTGATCGTGGCCGTGGCGCTGGCGGTGGCCATCGGCCTGCCCCTGGGCATCGCTATGGCCGAGTCGTGCCGGGTCCACGCCCTGGTGATTCCCGTCCTGGACGCCATGCAGACCATGCCCAGCTTCGTGTACCTGATCCCGGTGATGATGCTGTTTCAAGCCCTGGGACCGGTCCCCGGGACGCTGGCCACGGTGGTCTACGCCCTGCCGCCCGTGGCGCGGCTGGTCGACCTGGGCATCCGGCAGGTACCCGCCGACGTGCAGGAAGCGGCCCGGGCCTTCGGCGCCACCCGCTGGCAGCTGCTGGCCCAGGTCCGGCTGCCCCTGGCCCTGCCCAGCATCATGGCCGGGATCAACCAGACCACCATGATGGCCCTGGCCATGGTGGTGATCGCCAGCATGGTCGGCGCAGGGGGCGTGGGCGAGGCCGTGATGCGGGCCATCCAGCGGGTCGACCCCGGCGCGGGGTTCGAATCGGGCTTCACCATCGTGGCCCTGGCCATCGTGATGGACCGGCTGTCCCAGGGACTGGCCCGGCGCTGGCAGGTGCCCCGCACCGGCTGAAACGGGCAACGCCCGACCGGCGGGCGACGGAACCCCGGCAGCCAACGCGGCGGGCGGGCGGTTGGACGGCCGGGGCCCGGCTCCACCCGGCGGTGCAGGCCGGCGGGCCAGCTGGTGCGGCGGCAAGGCGGGCCCGCAGGCACCGGCCCGGGGGCCGCCGGGGCCCGGGCCGGAGAACCAGGAGCCCTCGGATCCCGGGGCGAAGGGCTGAGGGTAACGGGAGCAGCCTCCGGTG is part of the Thermaerobacter subterraneus DSM 13965 genome and harbors:
- a CDS encoding betaine/proline/choline family ABC transporter ATP-binding protein (Members of the family are the ATP-binding subunit of ABC transporters for substrates such as betaine, L-proline or other amino acids, choline, carnitine, etc. The substrate specificity is best determined from the substrate-binding subunit, rather than this subunit, as it interacts with the permease subunit and not with substrate directly.), encoding MTASPTGGTGRAGGGPGGRGPAPSRPGGGSGNREPGSSRSDAGLGGRGPGPARPDATTGHRGRGRPGRDEAATPSPVLLAVQDLWKIFARRDKDIDVHDPEAVARAEARGAVVAVREASFRVRRGEIFVVMGLSGSGKSTLVRCLLRLVEPTAGRILFDGEDVTAMYARQLTAFRRTRVAMVFQHYGLLPHRTVLENVAFGLRLRGEPRPVQVERAREALARVGLEKWAGRYPAALSGGMRQRVGIARALARDADLLLMDEPFSGLDPLIRRELQDELLRLQEELHKTIVFITHDLQEALRLGDRLAIMRAGRIVQVGRPREIIQAPADDYVRRFVRDVREAAALAAGPLRAAVPDTLPAAAGEPRWAAGESFRAVAAEPAAGGLAEPLADTLLSPTLEAGKAGWGPGRRGSDLVP
- a CDS encoding ABC transporter permease: MFPEALEFHVAPWIQHGLAWLVDRGGGFFHGISVAITRSLNTIEAGLLAVPWWVWIGGVLLAGWAITRRPLTALTLAALMLAIGAFGYWEAAIETLAMVIVAVALAVAIGLPLGIAMAESCRVHALVIPVLDAMQTMPSFVYLIPVMMLFQALGPVPGTLATVVYALPPVARLVDLGIRQVPADVQEAARAFGATRWQLLAQVRLPLALPSIMAGINQTTMMALAMVVIASMVGAGGVGEAVMRAIQRVDPGAGFESGFTIVALAIVMDRLSQGLARRWQVPRTG